From one Streptomyces sp. R41 genomic stretch:
- a CDS encoding nuclear transport factor 2 family protein — MGTAAAPAFDTEVLRRGIEGHSAADLLSLYADDAELRIIDRNTQPSHPMVKHGRGEIADMLNDVYSRDMTHKLEECVIQGDHVAFTESCEYPDGVRVLAASMMSLRNGKIVEQTLLQAWDE; from the coding sequence ATGGGCACCGCGGCAGCCCCCGCCTTCGACACCGAAGTGCTACGCCGGGGCATAGAAGGACACAGCGCGGCAGATCTGCTGTCGCTCTACGCGGACGACGCGGAACTACGCATCATCGACCGCAACACCCAGCCCAGCCACCCGATGGTCAAACACGGTCGCGGCGAGATAGCCGACATGCTCAACGACGTCTACAGCCGGGACATGACACACAAGCTGGAAGAGTGCGTCATCCAGGGCGACCACGTCGCGTTCACCGAGTCCTGCGAGTACCCGGACGGTGTGCGGGTGCTGGCAGCTTCGATGATGTCGCTGCGCAACGGCAAGATCGTCGAACAGACACTGCTCCAGGCATGGGACGAGTAG
- a CDS encoding xanthine dehydrogenase family protein subunit M codes for MRSFTYERASDAQAAVAAVSRTGAKFISGGTNLLDLMKLDIEHPSHLVDISRLPLRDIEELPDGGLRIGAQAANSDVAADARVRTRYPVLSQALVAGASGQLRNKASTGGNLLQRTRCPYFYDTAAGCNKRNPGSGCSAIGGFNRIHAILGASNSCIATHPSDMAVAMTALEAEIELLDADESVRRVVITDFYRLPGDTPHIETVLRPGEMITGVILPASPPGRQIYRKVRDRASYEFALVSVAAVVSADQGTIGEARVAFGGVAHKPWRSFEAEAALTGRPATMATYRAATEAAMRDAVGQGHNDFKIELAKRTLCRTLAQAAQSS; via the coding sequence ATGAGGTCCTTCACTTACGAGCGAGCGAGCGACGCACAGGCCGCTGTCGCCGCGGTGTCCAGAACCGGCGCCAAGTTCATCAGTGGCGGCACCAATCTGCTCGATCTGATGAAACTCGACATCGAGCATCCCAGCCATCTGGTCGACATCAGTCGGCTTCCGTTGCGGGACATCGAGGAGCTGCCGGACGGCGGACTGCGCATCGGCGCCCAGGCGGCGAATTCCGACGTGGCCGCCGATGCCCGAGTGCGCACCCGCTATCCGGTGCTGTCGCAGGCGCTGGTGGCCGGCGCCTCGGGCCAGTTGCGCAACAAAGCGTCCACCGGGGGAAATCTGTTGCAGCGCACTCGCTGCCCTTACTTCTACGACACCGCTGCGGGCTGCAACAAGCGCAATCCCGGGTCGGGATGCTCGGCGATCGGCGGGTTCAACCGGATACACGCGATTCTCGGCGCCAGCAACTCCTGCATCGCCACCCATCCTTCGGACATGGCCGTCGCGATGACCGCGTTGGAGGCGGAGATCGAGCTGCTCGACGCCGACGAGTCGGTACGCCGCGTCGTCATCACGGACTTCTACCGGCTGCCGGGCGATACGCCGCACATCGAGACCGTGTTGCGGCCTGGCGAGATGATCACGGGCGTGATCCTGCCCGCGTCCCCGCCCGGCCGGCAGATCTACCGCAAGGTGCGCGATCGGGCGTCCTACGAGTTCGCGCTGGTCTCCGTGGCGGCTGTCGTCTCGGCAGATCAGGGAACGATCGGTGAGGCACGGGTGGCGTTCGGCGGTGTGGCGCACAAGCCGTGGCGGTCCTTCGAGGCGGAGGCCGCGTTGACCGGCCGTCCGGCCACGATGGCCACCTATCGCGCCGCCACCGAGGCGGCGATGCGCGACGCCGTGGGGCAGGGGCACAACGACTTCAAGATCGAGCTGGCCAAGCGCACGCTGTGCCGAACGCTCGCGCAAGCGGCCCAGTCGAGCTGA
- a CDS encoding 2Fe-2S iron-sulfur cluster-binding protein, producing the protein MSASDTGAAGLSQGEMAQLSVITLSVNDQMRRLEVDPRTSLLDALREHLRLSGTKKGCDHGQCGACTVLINGRRVNSCLTLAVMHEDDEIVTIEGLGDPDAQHPMQRAFVERDGFQCGYCTPGQICSAVGMLAEVEAGWPSHATADVASPRIALTDEEIRERMSGNICRCAAYPNIIAAIRGIARGGLE; encoded by the coding sequence ATGAGCGCTTCGGACACGGGCGCCGCGGGGCTGAGCCAGGGCGAGATGGCCCAACTCTCGGTGATCACGTTGAGCGTCAACGATCAGATGCGGCGGCTCGAGGTGGATCCGCGGACCTCGCTGCTCGACGCCCTGCGCGAGCATCTGCGCCTGAGCGGGACCAAGAAGGGGTGCGATCACGGACAGTGCGGCGCCTGCACGGTGCTGATCAACGGCCGGCGCGTCAACTCCTGTTTGACGCTGGCCGTGATGCATGAGGACGACGAGATCGTGACGATCGAAGGCCTGGGCGATCCCGATGCCCAGCACCCCATGCAACGCGCCTTCGTTGAGCGTGACGGCTTCCAATGCGGCTACTGCACTCCCGGCCAGATCTGTTCGGCAGTCGGCATGCTCGCCGAGGTCGAGGCGGGTTGGCCCAGTCACGCCACCGCTGACGTGGCCTCGCCGCGCATCGCGTTGACCGATGAGGAGATCCGCGAGCGGATGAGCGGCAACATCTGTCGATGCGCCGCCTATCCGAACATCATCGCGGCGATCCGCGGCATCGCGAGGGGCGGCCTGGAATGA